The sequence CCTTCACAGCAATTCTCCTTTCCGTTATGCGCCCTTTCACATGAAGCACTTGCCGTCTATTAAAAGACGTTTCCGCGCGAAAGCGCTCCCCCGCACCCGGCCGGCTCTGTTACGAGCCTGGTGGCGATGGAGCTCTTTTTGGAAAGAGCCTTCTGAGTATACCCGCAGTGTGTTTTATCGTAAAACCAGTGCTGCCCATAAGGGCATAATACACCCAGTATTTCAACAAAGTCGCTATAGCATTATAACACTGTTTATTTTAAAATGCAAGCACTTTTTCCTATATATTTATTAACCCTTTACCCTGGTGTGTCGCACTAGGGAAACAGGCAGTGTTTAATAAAACAGCGCCTTATTTGTCTCTCCAGATGATCCTTCCCTTGCTTAAATCATAAGGGGACATCTCAATGGTTACTTTATCTCCCGGTAAAATACGAATGTAGTTCATGCGAAGTTTTCCGCTGATGTGAGCAAGTACCTGATGGCCATTCTCCAGTTCTACCTGGAACATGGCGTTGGGAAGCTTCTCCACAACGGTTCCTTCAATTTCAATAACATCTGCTTTTGACATAAAGCTTACCTCCTAACAACCTGTTCTTCTCTTTTGAAACATCTGATGAAATGTTTGATTTCTTCATC is a genomic window of Lacrimispora sphenoides containing:
- the infA gene encoding translation initiation factor IF-1; this translates as MSKADVIEIEGTVVEKLPNAMFQVELENGHQVLAHISGKLRMNYIRILPGDKVTIEMSPYDLSKGRIIWRDK